Proteins encoded in a region of the Ruegeria sp. AD91A genome:
- a CDS encoding FAD-dependent oxidoreductase, which yields MSDANPYAMLLEPVQIGPVTARNRFYQVPHCTGLGHLRPRADAAVRGMKAEGGWAVVSNQETEIHPTSDLSPYAEGRLWDARDVPALWLMTDAVHAHGALAAIQLVHNGNHAQNLLTRAPVLAPSEMSVDMTHPKQAQAMDKADIREFRRWHREAALRAKDAGFDIIYVYAGHNMTLAQHFMLPHMNQRSDEYGGSLENRVRLTRELLEDTHEAVGDSCAVALRFAIDEMVGADGMQASEEGRAVVELLADLPDLWDVNVADWSNDSATTRFQPGDGYQNAFLSHVKQITRKPVVGVGRLTSPDMMLSMVKKGIVDLIGAARPSIADPFIPKKIEEGRIDEIRECIGCNICVSSDNLGIPIRCTQNPTMGEEWRRGWHPEIIPPKKSNADTLVIGGGPAGLECATQLARRGYQVTLAEASAEFGGRVAKESKLPGLAAWSRVVDYRLIDLKQRGNVQLFTDSRLDGDQVAELGVEHVFVATGSHWRTDGIGRSTQRHMPQIEQTAKVLTPDDIMNGLLPPDGPVMIYDDDHIYLAGVIAEKLATAGYQVVFVTPESLVSTYAVNTLEQPRIQARLIELGIDIRCNQVLTAVKGDIARIGCAFTGRETDIPCASTILVTERHRETALYDSLHGIGLKTLELIGDAASPGLIVDAVFAGHRAARDFERPKAEADKDWFRREIIDLEET from the coding sequence ATGTCAGACGCGAACCCATATGCTATGCTCTTGGAACCGGTTCAGATCGGGCCAGTCACTGCAAGGAACCGCTTCTATCAGGTGCCTCATTGCACCGGGCTGGGGCACCTCCGACCAAGGGCGGACGCCGCCGTTCGTGGAATGAAGGCCGAAGGCGGGTGGGCGGTGGTTTCCAATCAGGAGACCGAGATTCACCCGACTTCTGACCTGTCTCCTTACGCCGAAGGGCGGCTATGGGACGCGCGCGATGTGCCCGCGTTGTGGCTGATGACAGACGCAGTACATGCACATGGTGCGCTGGCGGCTATCCAGCTGGTTCATAACGGCAATCATGCGCAAAACCTGCTAACCCGCGCCCCGGTTCTTGCGCCTTCCGAAATGTCCGTCGACATGACACACCCCAAGCAGGCGCAGGCCATGGATAAAGCTGATATTCGCGAGTTCCGCCGCTGGCACCGCGAGGCCGCCCTGCGCGCAAAAGATGCCGGATTTGACATCATTTACGTCTATGCCGGACACAACATGACTTTGGCGCAACATTTCATGCTGCCGCATATGAACCAGCGTAGTGATGAATATGGCGGGTCGCTTGAAAATCGCGTGCGCCTGACACGCGAACTGCTGGAAGATACCCACGAAGCTGTAGGTGACAGCTGCGCTGTGGCGCTCCGGTTTGCCATTGATGAGATGGTGGGCGCAGACGGCATGCAGGCTTCAGAAGAAGGCCGTGCCGTGGTCGAGCTTTTGGCCGATCTTCCTGACCTATGGGATGTGAACGTTGCCGACTGGTCCAATGACAGTGCCACAACCCGCTTTCAACCGGGGGATGGCTATCAGAACGCGTTTCTGTCGCACGTCAAACAGATCACACGGAAACCTGTGGTTGGTGTCGGTCGCCTGACGTCCCCCGATATGATGCTGTCGATGGTCAAAAAGGGAATCGTCGACCTTATCGGAGCGGCGCGACCTTCCATTGCGGACCCGTTCATTCCCAAAAAGATTGAAGAGGGCCGCATTGACGAAATCCGCGAATGCATTGGCTGCAATATTTGCGTGTCTTCGGACAATTTGGGTATACCGATCCGTTGCACCCAAAACCCGACCATGGGCGAGGAATGGCGGCGTGGTTGGCACCCCGAGATCATCCCGCCGAAAAAGAGCAACGCGGATACTTTGGTTATTGGCGGTGGCCCTGCCGGTCTTGAATGCGCTACGCAATTGGCAAGGCGAGGATATCAGGTGACCTTGGCCGAAGCCTCAGCTGAATTTGGTGGACGTGTTGCAAAGGAAAGCAAGCTTCCCGGCCTCGCGGCTTGGTCCCGCGTCGTCGACTATCGCCTGATTGACCTAAAGCAGCGCGGCAACGTTCAGTTGTTCACCGACAGCAGACTTGATGGCGATCAGGTAGCAGAGCTTGGCGTCGAACACGTCTTTGTGGCCACCGGCAGCCATTGGCGCACCGACGGTATCGGCCGTAGCACGCAGCGCCATATGCCTCAGATCGAGCAAACCGCCAAAGTGTTGACGCCTGATGACATCATGAACGGCCTTCTGCCTCCGGATGGGCCGGTGATGATCTATGATGATGACCACATCTATCTGGCAGGGGTGATTGCTGAAAAACTGGCGACCGCCGGATACCAGGTGGTCTTCGTCACGCCAGAGAGTTTAGTTTCAACTTACGCCGTCAATACTTTGGAGCAGCCTCGTATTCAGGCCCGCCTGATCGAGCTTGGTATCGACATTCGCTGCAATCAGGTGCTGACGGCGGTTAAAGGTGACATCGCGCGCATCGGGTGTGCCTTTACCGGACGCGAAACGGATATTCCGTGTGCGTCGACAATTCTGGTTACCGAGCGCCACCGAGAGACAGCGCTTTATGACAGCTTGCACGGGATCGGTTTGAAAACCCTCGAACTTATTGGCGATGCCGCGTCTCCGGGGTTGATCGTGGACGCAGTCTTCGCAGGCCACCGCGCGGCACGCGATTTTGAACGCCCAAAGGCAGAAGCGGACAAGGATTGGTTTCGCCGCGAGATAATCGATTTGGAGGAGACGTGA
- a CDS encoding SRPBCC family protein: MNSRPFELDALMASHQYGHALPREFYTSQDIYNYDIAQVWNRNWLWAGHVSQIPNPGDYFLFDYGPESIIIVRDREGEVRAHLNVCRHRGSRVCTEQSGNSRVLVCPYHAWTYELSGKLRASHNMGEQFDPSKFGLLPVQVSVFKGLIFVCADANTPSLDPVLSKLEPLVEPYGLNNLKVAHTASFPVPANWKLAVENYLECYHCGPAHKEYSRSHSLKSPQDMAGLVEPLNARAVEVGLTPDELALVGEAALTPFTSGYYRRYPLYQGYKTGSKSGEALAPLLGTLKGFDGGATDFDIGPLNWFLIYSDHMVGYRFVPRGLQETDIQVVWLVRADAEEGQDYDKEDLTWLWHVTSLDDERIIRHNQSGVNSQYFQPGPLGEMETAIQDFYDFYFAMISPEPEQRMAGNG, from the coding sequence ATGAACAGCCGACCGTTTGAGTTAGATGCTTTGATGGCCTCGCACCAGTACGGCCACGCGCTGCCGCGTGAATTCTATACCTCGCAAGACATCTATAACTATGACATTGCCCAGGTCTGGAACCGTAACTGGCTTTGGGCAGGGCATGTCAGCCAAATCCCAAACCCCGGAGACTATTTTCTGTTCGACTATGGCCCGGAGAGCATCATTATTGTTCGCGACCGCGAAGGCGAAGTTCGCGCTCATTTGAACGTCTGTCGCCATCGTGGATCTCGCGTCTGCACTGAACAGTCCGGCAACTCTCGCGTTCTTGTTTGCCCCTACCACGCATGGACATATGAGCTATCAGGAAAACTTCGTGCAAGTCACAATATGGGGGAACAGTTCGACCCGTCAAAATTTGGGCTTCTTCCCGTTCAGGTGAGTGTCTTCAAGGGCCTGATCTTTGTCTGTGCAGATGCAAACACTCCATCACTTGATCCTGTCCTCAGTAAACTTGAGCCACTCGTCGAACCCTATGGCCTCAACAATTTGAAAGTAGCGCATACAGCGTCATTTCCCGTCCCCGCGAATTGGAAACTAGCGGTTGAGAACTACCTTGAATGCTACCACTGCGGGCCAGCGCACAAAGAGTATTCTCGCTCTCATAGCCTGAAATCGCCACAAGACATGGCTGGCTTGGTCGAGCCGCTAAATGCAAGGGCTGTAGAAGTTGGGCTGACACCTGATGAATTGGCGCTTGTTGGCGAGGCTGCGCTCACCCCATTCACCAGCGGGTACTATCGGCGCTACCCGCTTTACCAAGGTTACAAAACCGGAAGCAAATCGGGCGAGGCGCTTGCGCCATTGCTTGGAACGCTGAAAGGCTTCGATGGTGGCGCAACTGACTTTGATATTGGTCCATTGAATTGGTTCCTGATTTATTCGGATCACATGGTGGGTTACCGCTTTGTTCCACGTGGTCTGCAGGAAACCGACATTCAGGTGGTCTGGCTGGTTCGCGCTGACGCCGAAGAAGGCCAGGATTACGACAAGGAAGACCTGACCTGGCTTTGGCATGTCACATCTTTGGATGACGAGCGTATCATTCGCCACAACCAGTCCGGCGTGAATTCTCAATACTTCCAACCGGGCCCCTTGGGCGAAATGGAAACCGCGATCCAGGATTTTTACGATTTCTATTTCGCAATGATCAGCCCGGAACCAGAACAAAGGATGGCCGGTAATGGCTGA
- a CDS encoding trimethylamine methyltransferase family protein: protein MAEAKSRRRGGGGRAARIKVQQATTGNEAVCGGLSGGRYKPLTQSDMENIHQAALTVLENTGVTDHFPELLDLVLPKGAVMNNLNRLCFPRALMDDIIAGAAKEFYVYARGEREGKDDMHCSAESVYFANSGTAVTTFDSETKTYRPSVLRDVYDFTRLVDCLDNIHMLGDTVLATDVTDDFAHDMNTIYAMLAGSQKPACLTFRDRSHIPHAIHMFDLAQGGDGAFMKKPSVIFGGCPMVSPLRIGKENMEILIDTAKLGLTVDLAVPPQAGATAPATLAGTLVQTVAETLACVAIVNLITPGCPVCFAAWPFITDLRSGSFTGGGGEQALIGAAAIQMGNFYGLPTSVGAGMTDAKIPDAQYGLEKALTFTLAAHAGANRLCEFGGMIGSLMGCSFESMVIDDEAGGMILRSLRGIEVTDETMAVDVIHQCAIDPGHFLGNPHTLNYMNSEFVYPQLMDRERTDTWENEGKSDLLDRARDKANSILDSHFPNYFGASDTQVREEFPIVMSAESMTYHG from the coding sequence ATGGCTGAGGCAAAATCACGCCGTCGCGGTGGTGGTGGGCGCGCCGCGCGCATAAAGGTGCAACAGGCGACTACGGGCAATGAGGCCGTATGTGGAGGCTTAAGCGGCGGACGCTATAAGCCGTTGACCCAATCAGATATGGAGAACATCCACCAAGCGGCCCTGACCGTTCTGGAAAACACCGGCGTCACCGACCATTTTCCGGAATTGCTTGATCTGGTTCTGCCCAAGGGCGCGGTGATGAATAACCTCAATCGGCTGTGCTTCCCACGCGCCCTGATGGACGACATCATCGCTGGTGCTGCCAAGGAATTTTATGTCTATGCCCGCGGAGAGCGTGAAGGCAAAGACGATATGCATTGCTCGGCAGAGAGTGTCTATTTCGCCAACTCTGGCACCGCCGTCACCACCTTCGATTCCGAGACCAAAACTTATCGCCCTTCGGTCCTGCGCGACGTTTATGATTTCACCCGTCTGGTGGACTGTTTGGACAACATCCATATGCTGGGCGATACGGTTTTAGCCACCGACGTGACCGATGATTTCGCTCACGACATGAACACCATATATGCGATGCTCGCAGGTAGCCAAAAACCTGCCTGTCTGACCTTTCGCGACCGCAGCCATATCCCACATGCCATTCATATGTTTGATTTGGCGCAAGGTGGCGATGGAGCTTTCATGAAGAAGCCAAGCGTCATATTTGGCGGCTGCCCTATGGTGTCCCCCTTGCGGATCGGCAAGGAGAACATGGAAATCTTGATCGATACCGCCAAACTTGGCCTGACCGTCGATCTGGCCGTGCCTCCTCAGGCCGGAGCCACAGCCCCCGCGACGCTTGCGGGGACGCTAGTACAAACCGTGGCCGAAACGCTGGCCTGCGTTGCCATAGTGAACCTCATCACACCAGGCTGTCCGGTCTGCTTTGCCGCTTGGCCCTTTATCACAGATTTGCGCAGCGGCTCGTTCACCGGTGGTGGCGGTGAACAGGCTCTGATTGGCGCGGCTGCCATTCAAATGGGTAATTTCTATGGCCTTCCCACATCCGTTGGTGCAGGCATGACCGATGCCAAAATACCCGACGCGCAATACGGGTTAGAAAAGGCGCTGACCTTCACTCTTGCTGCTCATGCCGGTGCCAATCGCCTTTGCGAGTTTGGCGGTATGATCGGCAGCCTCATGGGATGTAGTTTTGAAAGTATGGTCATCGATGACGAAGCGGGCGGAATGATACTGAGATCTTTACGCGGGATAGAGGTCACGGATGAAACCATGGCTGTGGATGTGATCCACCAATGCGCCATCGACCCTGGTCATTTCCTCGGCAACCCCCACACGCTAAACTATATGAACAGCGAGTTCGTCTACCCACAGCTTATGGATCGGGAGCGTACAGACACATGGGAAAACGAAGGCAAATCAGATTTACTGGACCGCGCTCGTGACAAAGCCAATTCTATTTTAGACAGCCATTTCCCTAACTATTTCGGCGCTTCGGACACTCAGGTGCGCGAAGAATTCCCCATTGTAATGAGCGCGGAAAGCATGACCTATCATGGATAA
- a CDS encoding aminotransferase yields MDNSNAKQWDNDHFLHPWEGMEALGKNNRTFVESASGIHVVNEKGERLIDGPGGMWCTQIGYGREEMAEAMAEQARNLAYFSPFNNSNSTAARFAREIANRAPGDLNSVFFTTGGSTAVDTAIRFVHFRNNLLGRPEKKKIISRQKAYHGSTYLAASISGKERDRLWLDKADDLAHFLPDVNPLYRSPGQSEESFLKEKISDLENAIVALGPENVAAFIAEPVLASGGVIVPPNGYHKGCLNICKKYDVLYISDEVVTAFGRLGHWFSSEAVFGIQPDIITCAKGMTSGYAPMGAAIISERLIADVGGKDATFSNGYTYSGHPVSAAAGLKSIEIIEREKILEHVRMVAPVFQDELQQLRQIGIVADVRGMGLMGCVQCSVDGDPRSELGRDYEIGSQIDIECQKRGLLVRPVINMCVLSPPLIISEIEIKKMFSVLREGLEATNTWLS; encoded by the coding sequence ATGGATAACTCTAACGCCAAACAATGGGACAACGATCACTTCCTGCACCCGTGGGAAGGGATGGAAGCTTTGGGCAAAAACAACCGTACTTTTGTCGAAAGTGCCAGTGGCATCCATGTGGTGAACGAAAAAGGCGAACGCTTGATCGACGGACCGGGAGGCATGTGGTGCACCCAGATCGGCTATGGACGAGAGGAGATGGCCGAGGCCATGGCTGAGCAGGCTCGGAACCTTGCTTATTTCTCGCCCTTTAACAACTCCAACTCGACCGCCGCGCGGTTCGCGCGCGAAATCGCCAATCGTGCGCCGGGCGACTTGAACAGTGTCTTTTTTACCACCGGCGGTTCCACTGCGGTTGATACGGCCATCCGGTTTGTCCATTTCCGCAACAACCTCTTGGGACGCCCCGAGAAAAAGAAAATCATTTCACGGCAAAAAGCCTATCACGGAAGCACTTATCTGGCGGCCAGCATCAGTGGAAAAGAGCGTGACCGGCTTTGGCTCGACAAGGCGGATGACCTCGCACATTTCCTGCCAGACGTGAATCCGCTCTACCGTTCACCTGGTCAAAGCGAAGAGAGCTTTCTGAAGGAGAAAATTTCCGATCTTGAAAACGCCATTGTAGCTCTTGGTCCCGAAAACGTTGCCGCTTTTATCGCCGAACCGGTTCTGGCATCTGGCGGCGTGATCGTGCCGCCTAATGGATACCACAAAGGCTGCCTAAACATCTGCAAGAAGTATGATGTTCTATATATCTCCGACGAAGTGGTGACAGCATTTGGGCGATTGGGCCATTGGTTTTCGTCAGAAGCTGTTTTCGGCATTCAACCTGACATAATCACTTGTGCCAAAGGAATGACTTCTGGGTACGCGCCGATGGGTGCCGCGATAATCTCTGAACGATTGATCGCAGACGTTGGAGGAAAAGATGCGACCTTCTCAAATGGCTACACCTATTCTGGTCATCCGGTTAGCGCGGCTGCGGGTTTGAAGAGCATTGAGATCATTGAACGGGAAAAAATCCTCGAACACGTTCGAATGGTCGCTCCGGTTTTTCAGGATGAACTACAGCAGTTGCGTCAGATAGGCATCGTTGCCGACGTGCGTGGGATGGGTTTAATGGGTTGCGTTCAATGCTCAGTCGACGGTGATCCTCGGAGCGAGTTGGGACGCGATTACGAGATTGGTAGCCAGATCGATATAGAATGCCAAAAACGTGGGTTATTAGTTCGACCGGTTATCAACATGTGTGTTCTTTCGCCGCCCCTTATCATTAGCGAAATCGAAATTAAGAAGATGTTTTCTGTCTTGCGCGAAGGGCTTGAAGCGACAAACACCTGGCTTAGCTGA